A segment of the Pseudoalteromonas piscicida genome:
GTTCTGCTTTAATTAGGGTGTAATGTGCATCAGCGCGTTTAACGATAGCAAAGCGCATTAATCCCGGTTGAGTCAAATCGAAAGGCGTATTACGGTCGTCGTGAATGAGCTTATCGATACGCGTCTGTTGTTCAATGTGGTCTAACGTACTGAAGTCGTGAAAACGGAAGTGATTTGCGGTAAATCCGGCTCCTCCTTTGATCACTTGGATGATTTCATTTTCCCAGTTGAACGCAGTACGTAGCGCAGGGTAACGCATTGATGCCAAGATCCAAGCCTGTTGGTAAGCATCGATATCGAGTGCTTGATGGTAATCGATGACTAACTGAACGCGGTAAGCATCGTCATTTGGTTGGGCAAGGTGATGATAAATAAAACCTTTTTGCATACTGTTAGCATCAAAGATGGCACGGATCTCAGATGCTTTTTTACGCTCAGCCGCTAGTAACTGTTCAAAGTCTTGCTCGGAAAAAACTTGCTGCGATACAAGGTAATCTAATAATGCGGCTTTATTTGCTTTGAGGTAGTCAACCCATTGTTGGCTGAGTCCTTGCTCACCATGGACAATCTTAAGTTTGTCTCCATTGGCCCAAAGCGCAATGTTATCCTTTGCAAGTGATTGGCATAAATTCAACATGGTTTAAATCTCTAATTCTTGTGTTTTTTCAGACTGAGTCGTGGTTTGTTCTAGTTGTGTTTCACTTAACTGGGACTGCAGTGCAGCTAGTTGCTCCTGAGAAAGCGAGCCCGCGCCAAAATCGCTAGGGGTGCTTACACCGCCGCGCTTTTTCGCCTCGATCGCCGTATCTAATACATCATGCAGCGCTTGTGTTAAGTGATTAGCGAAGGCATCGGTAAGATTGCCATCTAGTAATGAATCCACTTTGATCCTGAGTTGCTCGCCCTGAACCAGCGCATTGATATCGAGGATCAGATCCGAGCCGTTTTGTGTGGAACTTGTTTCGGTTTGCAGTTGGTTGTCTATCTGCCAAAGCGCATCGCTTTGCCCACCCATTTGGCCTAGGTAGTTAAAGCTAATATTTGGCAACGTTAAGCTGGTGTCTTGCAGTTGAGCGCTACCAAAACCAAGACCTTTATTTGGGATCTGGCGTAGCGCTTCTTTGGCATCAATAATGGTGTCGCTTAGTGTCGCTTGTTGAGTTAGGCGTAGCGGGTACAAGCAAGTGAACCAGCCAATTGTTTGGTTGATATCAGCATCATCACGCCACATTTCACGACCATGACTTTCCAACGTGATAGCATGCTGAGTTTGCTTAAAGGTTTTACTCAATGCTTGGCACAAAGCAGCCAGTAGTAACTCTTCACCTTGCGTATTGAAGCCTGCATTCGCGTCACGTATTAAGCGGGCCGTGGTTTGCGCGTCTAGCTCTAACCACGCGGTTGACGGTGTTGCAGCCATGCTTGGCGGATAGCTTGGCAAGTTGGTTGCTAAACGCTGCCAAAATGCCATTTCTTGCGGGTGTGCTGCTGGGTACGCTTGCATCATTTCTACCCATTGACGATAGCTGGTACGTTTACTCAGCAATTCTCCTTGCGCTAAAAGAGTTTGCAGATCTTGCGCGATGATCCGCCAAGAAACCGCATCAATGATTAAGTGGTGAAGCGCAAAGTGAAGCAGGTCGTAGTCTTCGCAAAACGCTTCGATATGTGTAACTTGCCAAAGTGGGCCATTACAAATATCGAACTGGCTTTGTCGCGCGTTGAGCTCTGCTTGTACATCGTGTGACTTGCCGTTAAGGACGTTGAGTGGCGCCATCGTACTAACATCGTTATATTCTTGCGTAATATGGCCTTCAAATTCCATAAAGGTTGTGCGCAACATATCATGTTGATCACTTAAACTGTGTAGTGCCTCTTGTAATTGAATTTGGCTAAAGCCGCTTGGGATCCTAATTGCAAATGCTTGATTCCAATGATTCTCCTCCGGTAGTGCTTTATTGAAAAACCATTGTTGAATTGGCAGTAGTTCAAAGCGTCCGCTCAGTAGGCCTTGCTCTTGTGTTATCTCTCGTTGAGTCGCTTGTACGCTAACAATACGTTGACTTAACGCCGCTGCAGTTGGACAGTCAAAGATATCTTTTACTTGCAGTTCAATGCCTTGCTTTCTGAGTAAAGCAACGAGTTGAATCGTGAGAATAGAATCGCCGCCGATGGCAAAGAAATCATCTTTGGTGCTCACTTGCTCAACACCAAGCAAAGTTTTAAATGCTTCACACAGTTGCGCTTCCGTTTCGTCTTGCGGCGCCACATATTCGCTTTGGCTTACCAATTCAGGCTCTGGCAACGCTTTACGGTCTAATTTACCGTTGCCAGTCAAAGGTATTTCCGCAAGCTCAGTCCACGTTTTTGGCTGCATATAACTGGGGAGCGCTTGACTTACGTGGGCTTTCACTTGGGCAGTTTGGCCGTGATGTTGTGGCTTAAACTTGATATAAGCGGCTAGGTAGGGAACATTTTGTAAGGTACGGTCGATAACCACCGCTTGGGCAACTTCTGGCAATTGGTTGATCACGCTTTCGATTTCACCCAGTTCAATACGGTAGCCACGGATCTTCACCTGATTATCGTTACGACCGATATACTCCAACTCACCATCCGGTAGGCGTCTTGCCAAGTCACCGGTTTTATACAGTCTGGCTCGTCCTTGTTGAATGTCTTGTTCGCTTGCGTATGGGCTGCTAATAAAGCGTTCTTGACTGAGCGCTTCGCGGTTTAAATAACCACGAGCAAGACCTGCACCGCCAATATATAACTCACCGCAGGCGCCGGGTTCGACCAACTGCAATTTGGAATTTAGCACGTACGCTTTCATATCTAATATGGGTCTACCGATATGAGAGGCTTTAGAACTTGATTGTTGCGTGAGTGCTTTATAGGTTACATGCACCGTGGTTTCAGTGATCCCATACATGTTGACCAATAGCGGCTGTTCATCGCCGTAGCAGTTCCACCAAGGGTTGAGCATTTCGGGGTTGAGTTTGTCACCGCCGAAAATCACATACCTCAGTTTGTCAAAATTCAATTTTGCGTTTAGTGCCGCTGCACTAAATTCATAGAATGCGGCAGGAGTCTGATTAAGCACAGTCACTTGATTGTCTGAGCAGTAGTCTGCAAAGGCCTCAAAATCGCGGATCAGGCTGTTGTCAGGAATACAGAGTTTACCGCCATAAAGTAGGGCACCCCACATTTCCCATACACTAAAGTCAAAAGTATAGGCATGGTAAAGCACCCAAGTATCGTGATGGTCAAAGCCATAATCTTGCTCCGTCGCCGTGAACAATCGAGCGACGTTTTCATGAGTTTGCATCACGCCTTTTGGTTGGCCAGTCGTACCTGAGGTATAAATGATGTATACCAAGTCCTGCGGTGATTGGCTGATGACAGGTGCTGTGTCGCTTTGTTGCTGAGCATTAAGTGGCGTAATTAATGGGCAAGCCACCTCCGCCAAACTGCATTTGTCTTGTGCGGCGGCATACTCTTGCTCGTCGACGATCAACAGGCTTGGGTTGGTATCACTTAGAATAAAGGTTGTTCGCTCGCTGGCATGGTCGGGAGACAGCGGCACATATGCCGCCCCCGCTTTAGTGACAGCAAGAATTGCAATCAGCATCTCGATAGAAGGCTGCATGTACAGCGCAATTAACGTATCGGCAGTGAGGGGTTGTTGATACTGAGACTGATATTGCTCCCGTAAATGCAAGGCCAGGGCGTTGGCTCTGGCGTTAAGGGTTTTATAATCGATAGATTGTGTTTGGGTTTGTAGCGCGATTTGATCTGGGTGCTTACTTACCGTTTGTTCAAACCAGTGATTTAAAGTGGTGTCGGAAAAGAACGTTTCATTGTCTTGATTGCTGCGCGCCAAGATAAGCTTTTGCTCTTCTTCATCCAGTACCGGCAGTTCGGCAATATTAAGGTCGCTAGAGTGGGTAAGTAATTCAATAAAGCGCGCCTGAATATCGGTGATCCGTGTCATTGCCACGCGAGAAAAGACAGACTTAGCGGCGACCACTTTACGACAAAGGCCTCCTTCTGTTTCAAAATGCGTAAATTCGATATCAAATTGTGAAACACCAGGCTCAATGGATACCCCTTTGATAATGGTATCTCCCGCTGTGCCCAAAGCAAGTTCGTACCCTTGGCGACCAATCATCAACGGGGTGATCCCTGGACGAATACCATTGCTTTTTAGCTTGGCTAAGTAGTTACAGGTGACATTAATATGCTTTGCAGCGTCTTTATTATTATTTCCTGAAAGCAGTAATTGGGTGAGCTGGTTACTGACTTCACTGATAAGCGATGCACCTGTGTACTGCTCAATATCGCAAATAGAAACCGTTTCAACGTCTGAGTAATGACCTAAGATCGCGCGTGTTTTACGGGTGCGGCGAGCCATCGGGATCCCTATGGTCAAATCGGTTTGCCCAGTGGTATGAAATAAAGTCAAAAAGACGCTGGCAAGCACGACGCTAAAACTCGTAACACCAGCTTGAGAGGCTGCCTGTTTTACTTGTTTGAGTGCCTCTGGGTTTTCTTCACGAAACGCGATGCCGTCATAATGGTGCGCTAGTGCCTCAGTATTACTCTGGTAAAAATCGATAGGATAGAGTTCGCTCTGTTGTGAAGTTGCTGCACGCTCAGGCTTTTCTTCAAACATCACTTGATAATCAAGGGGGGCGAGATCAAGTTCAGAGTTATCAAGCACCGCTTCTATACATGCGAGTAAATCGCTCATCAGTACTTGCAATGCCCACTGGTCACAGTTGATGTGATGCCCTTTGATGGTCAATAGCAACCGAGTTTCTGAGCTACAAGCGTAGAATTGAAAGGTCTCTTTAGTGATATCGATAGCTTGCTCAATTAAAGTTTTGGCGGTGACAGAGTCACTAAAAGCGGCAATCTCATCAGGCACGGCTAATAACTTAGGGGCACTGGCTAATAATTCGAGTTGTGGTTCGCCTTGAGCCTCATCAATACGACTCGATAAAACTGGGTGCCTTGCAAATAGCAACACCAAGGCTTGCTCTAGTGCCTCGGCTGTGAGCCCGCCGGTAAATTGTACCGCGCAAGCGATGTTATATACTGGATTTGCCAAATCAAGCTGTTGGGCTTGCCATACGTGAAGTTGCCTCGTTGTCAGTGACTTGAAATTGGCGGAATTGGACTGTGAGTTCATTGCGTGATCCTTGTTTTTTCGCCTTAACACAACGGCTTTTGCCAGTTTGCTTTTTGGTATTTTGTTTGCTGCAAGCGTGTTAGGTGTCGCGCTACAGCGGCGACAATCACCTCACACGCCAGCGTTGGGCGTTGTTGTAAATACATATGACCGCCATCGACATAATGGTGCTGAAAATGGTTCTCGCAGTACTCGGACCAAGCTTGGTGTGACTCAGGCTTAACCAAGTGATCTTGTGTGGCGAGGATCAGTTCGACCGGCATCGTCAACGTAATGTCTGTACTGACAGGTTGCTCGGCTAGCATAAAGTCGTCTTTAAACATGGCAGCCACAACCGCTTCTACGTCCTTCGTTAAACGATGTTTAGGCAGCATGTCGAGATGATATAAAGTCGTGAGCAAGTCCGAGTCAGTCAATTTTGAGTACTGGGTAGCCGAGGGAATACTTGGCGCGCGACACCCAGATAGACAGAGTAAATCCGGTGTTGTCAGTGCATGTTTAGCAAGATGATCGGCAAGCTTATAAGCCACCATTCCGCCAAGGCTGTGACCAAAAAAAACGCACAGCCGCTCACTACGCGGCTGAAGTTGCGCGCTACTACTTAGGTGACTAAGTGCCTCATCCCAGTCCCGTAAAGATTGCATACCTGCTTTAGTACCACGGCCCGGTAAGTCGATGCCGTGGAGTTGCCAATGCGCAGGTAAATGTTTGGCCCACTCCCTAAAAAACAAAGAAGAGCCACCTGCGTGATGGAAACAGTATAAGTCAACCGGCATCATAGCTTGAGCTCCAGCGTTGGTGTGAATGCGATGGATTGACCGGTGAGCATGGAGTTGGTTTTCATAAAGTTGACTAGGTATTCCACCAAGTCTTGATAGCTGTATACCGCAGGTCGTGCACCCAGTACGCCTCCTTTTAGGTTGCGCTTTTGGATCCTTGCGGCTTTGCTATCGGTAGCCAGTAGCGGTAACACAAAACTGTTAACTGCCAGCTTGCTACCTTGATATTCGCGCGCGAGCGTCATCATCAATGCGTTATGAGCGTGGTTACAGACACTGGCGGTGGCCTCTAACTCGTAATTTAAGGTGTCTGATTGCGTTAAAAAGACGAGGTTTCCACCACTCATTCTGAGGTTGTCGGCGATGACTCTGAGTGCCGAAAATGCGCTTTCTAGGCGTGCGATCACTTGCTCACCAACGGCAATGTCTTCGAGTAGGTTGCTTTCATCAAGGTGATTGGCACAATGCAGTACCATCACTTCTTGCTGATTATTATTGATTTCAAACCAATCTAGTAATGTAGTGGTATTTAACTCCGAGAGGGGAGCGCTAAGTTGGATATGGCTCGCTTCTGGATTATGCGCGAGCACCTCAGCACTTGCATTGATAAGGAGTAACGGATGTTTTTGCGACAGCAAATGGGTAACGAAGTGGCTATCAAACTCACTTGTTGGATAAAGTAAAATAAACGCTTGAGCATTCATACCGCAAGTCCTCCATCCAAACGAAGCACATTTCCAGTTTGGTAGTTAGAGGCGCTAGAAGCGAGATATAGCGTGGCATCGGCAATTTCTTTGACACTCCCAACACGACCTAGTGCGGTATGCTTAAGCACCGGGTTGATAATGCTTGCGGGGATATCATCAATCATATCGGTTGCAATAAACGTCGGAGCGAGTGCGTTACAGTAAATACCACAGTGACCATATTGCCGTGCAATAGTCCGAGTGAGGCCAATAATTGCGCCTTTTGAGGTCGCGTAGTTGGCTTGGCCTTCTCGTCCGCTTATTCCGCTTTGCGACACCATGTTGATAATCTTGCCTGCACCTTGCTTAGTCATGACTGGCAATACCGCTTGGCAACACAGCAATGTACCCTTGAAGTTGATATCTAACACGTTATGAAAAGCGTCGTACGACATCTGAGAGAACAAGCTATCATCCGTGATCCCAGCATTATTCACCAACACATCAACCCGACCCGTGTCGCTTATCGCTTGGCGAATAGCGGAATTGACGAACTCACTGTCGGTAATATTGCCGCTTTGTTGAGTGAAACGAGCTTGATACTCAGGTTTATGTAACTCCGCGATGGGGGTTTGTGTGCGACAAATACCGTATACTCGAGCACCACCTTGCAAAAAGGCGAGTGCGATGCCTTTGCCTATCCCTTTGGATACGCCAGTCACTACTACTGTCTTTCCAGTAAACACAACCAAGTTCCTTAATCCGTGTAAACAATCGTGAGTTCGGCTTTTGCAACCAACTCATCTTCAACATGTGCTTGTGCTTTAAAGCGCGCCATCGCACCAAATTCAGTTTCTAGTTTTGCCGTTACTTTAATGATTTCGCCGGGGCGAACAGGGCGACTAAATTTGGCTTTTTCTATGGAAGACAGCATGCCCCCTTTGTGCGTGTTGTTGCAGCACAAGCCGCTGATCTGCGCCATGGTCTCAATGATTAACACACCAGGGAAAATAGGCTCATCCGGAAAATGTCCTTGCAGGCCTGGCTCGTTATGCGAGACGAACTTCAATCCAACAATCATCTCTCCCGGTGAATGTTCGATTATCTTGTCTGCAAACTTAAATGGTGCCTTATGCGGCAAGTTATCGGTGATCATGATTTTTCATCTCCCCAGTCAAAGCAGAAGTAAACGATGAGGAAGAACACCACGCTGGTGACGCCTAAAATAATCAGTTGACGACTTACCGCAGCCAGTTCAACGCCTTGGTTTGCGACTAAGCGCAGTGCATCCAAAAACGCAGTGGTTGGCAGTAACGAAACTATTTCTCGCAGTAGAGTGGGAAAGTTAGCGGTGTCGAAATAAATGCCTGATAAGAACATCAACGGAAAGTAAAGTAAGTTAGCTATCCCTGATGAGACTTCAACCCGTTGGCTACGGGCGCCGACCAACACGCCGAGCATACAGATACAAAATGAACCGAGTGCCATTACCGCAATGATATCCAGCACGTTTCCTTGCAGCGTGTAACCAAATAAAAAGTGAAAGGCGACGAACAGAATCAGCATTTGGAACACCAGCAAGAATAAGCGTGCGAGCACGATCCCAATGATGTAATCACGGCGCTTGAAAGGAGAAAGGCGTAGACGTTTAAAAAAGCCGTTTTGTCTGTCCGACACTAAACTGTTGGCAATCGACACCAGTGCTAAACCAAGGACTTGTAACACGATGATCCCAGGGATCAACCAGTCAGTGTAACGATAACCTTTGACGCTAATGACATTGCTTCGCATCTCTTCGCCGTTAGCTTGCGCTTTAAGACGCAATAGATAGTTACGTGCCATTAACGACTCATCGGAGTTATGAGTAGAAAACATAGCATTGGGGGCGAGGTAAACTTCAGGGCTCACCTCATTTTGCAGCTTACGTAGCACTGAGCCTGGTGAGCTGATCACTTCCGCCAGCTGAGCAGAAGCAAAACTGTCTTCCAGCACAATTGAATCGGTTTGTGAGAGGCGGGTAACGGTAACGAGTGGATCTTCCTCCATCGCTTTAAGCCATTTCTGTTCAATTTGCTCGCCATGCATCACCACCACATTCATAGGAGACATTTTTGGTCCACCGGAGAAGGCTTGGATCAACAATAGGGCGATAAAAATAGGTAAACCGAATGTCCATAGCAATACCGCTTTATCACGGAAAAAAGGTCGAATATTGACCATCATTAATTGCCAAAATGGATATAACTTAGTTTGACTTAACTCAGGCATAACTTTCCCTCTCCATCGTGGAACCTGTGAGTTTCAAAAATACGTCGTTGAGTGTGGCTTTTCTGGGTTCTTTAATCACCGGAGTCTCAAAGGTGCGATTAATAATGTCGCTTGGCGCGCCTGACTCTATGATTTGACCTGAATTAATGATGGCTAAGTTGTCGCATAAGAACTCTGCCTCATCCATGTAGTGCGTCGTTAACATCACACAGGTACCAGCTTCTTTGAGATCTTTAATGATGTGCCAAAACTCCTGGCGACTCGTGGGGTCAAGTCCCGTAGTTGGCTCATCTAAAAACACCAACTTGGGCTGGCCAACCACTGCCATCGCCAAAAATACGCGTTGCTTTTGTCCACCGCTGAGTTCGCTTAGCCAAGCGTCCTTTTTCTCGCTTAAATTGAAGCGCTCAAGCAGCGTATCAATTGGCGTGTAGCTTGGGTAAAAGCTGGCAAATAGCTCGACGCACTCTTTTACTTTGAGTTTTTCGTAGAGGTTATTGTGTTGCATCACGCCACCCATAAGGCTGCGAAGTTTGGTTTCGTGTTGCTTCCAATTAAGACCGAATAACGTCACTTCACCTGACGTTGCACTACGCAAGCCCTGAAGTATTTCCAACGTCGTGGTTTTTCCGGCGCCATTGGGCCCAAGGAGTCCAAAACATTCGCCTTCGCTAACGCTAAAAGAGACGTCGTCGACGGCAACTTTTCGTGTTCTTTTGTAGACCTTCCTTAAGTTCTTCACTTCGATCACGGTCGTCATCTTATTTCCTTACTGTTCGTAAAATACATCCCGTCATACTTCCCGCGAGATTAACGCTTAGGAGTAGGGTTTGATCTAACTCGGTATCACCAGCTGGGGTGTTGAGTGCATGCATTAGCGCACGCACTGCTAATTCTGTACTGTGTAGAGGCGTGGTTTGTGGTTGATATTTTATAAGTTGAGCCTGTGGTAAATGGCTGTCCAAGCTTGCTGCAATGGTGGCAAACGCTTCGTCGTGATGAGTACTTAACACGACATTGCCCACTTGGCTTAGCTTCCTAGCATTGCTTGCCAATAATCTGTCTAGTGCTTGATGCTGCTGCGCATCATTGATTTGAATGAAATCAATAATTTCTGCGAGAGGTCGGTAGCCTGCCGGTAACACCTCGCTGGTTGCCAAGAGTGCTGCGCTGGAAAAATGACCGATATCTGCTTGGAATTGATGTGTAGCCCAGACTTGCTGCGAGAGTGCAGTATCGTCTTGCGAGCTACATACCATCGCATATCGACTTCGACCTTCACGCATATCAAGTGCTGCGCTCCAAAGCGCATGTAAAAAGTCATTGCCTAAATCACTCACACAAGTGGCCGAGTTTTTAAAGCCAAAGCCGAGCGCCAGTTGCCCTAATGTGGCATTGACGACGGTATTGGGGAAGTGCGTACTTTTTAGCTCTGCAATGCCATCTTGAAATGATGCGAGGTTTTTATCTAAGGTTTCCAGCGAGCCAATGGGATTAGCATAGTAGGCTGCGAATTCTGGCAGTGGTAATTGTGCTAAATTGAGATCGCTGTCTTGTAAGGTAAATTGGCAAGCACCTAAGGCAAATTGTGCAACACACGGTGTACGGCGCTGGAAAAGTGCAGGGAACTGCTGTTTTAAGTTAAATTCAGCAAAGTGGTCGGTGCTATTTTGTCGAGCATTGTATACTTCAGTATCAGACAGGCTGGTGGCAGCAAGTAGATACACCGGTTTTGACGCCGTGTTAATCGACGTTTTCTGATGTTTACTGAGTAGCATGCTGGTGTTGTGGCCACCAAATGCTGAGTTAGTCACCGCAAAAACATCAACAACCTGAGGTCTGGCCTGATTGGTCACTAATTGATACGCATGGCAACACGACCTTATTGAGTCGACCCCCAGTGTTGCTGGTAGAAGTCCTTCATCCTGGCTGACCAAAGTTGAAATAAGTTCTACGGCACCAGCGGCACCAAGGGTATGACCAAAGTAAGATTTACTACTTGAAACCGAGACGTCGCGCATGGCCTGTTCACCAATGGCTGATTGGATCCCTTTTAGCTCTGCGCCATCATTTGCTGGCGTACCAGTCCCGTGGCTGTTGATATATTCAATATCACTTGCTGCAACGGGCGCATAGGACAATGTCTGCGTAAAAGCGCGGCGTACACCATCGCCCTCGGGGTTAGGCGCTGTAGCGTGGTGAGCATCTAAGCTCGACCCTGTCGCGAGCAGTTGATATCGCAGCGTTGCGTTACGCTGATTGGCATGTGTTTGCGATTCAAAGACTAAAAAACCTGCGCCTTCACCTAAACTTAATCCCATTTTTTCGCTGTACGGAGCACAAGGCTCAGGACTCAAGGACTGTACCGACTGAAAGCCGCCGTAAACCAGCTCGCTCAGGGCATCCGCACCGCCAGCAATGACGACATCTGCTTGGTCGTTTTCGATAAGTTGTTTAGCAAAAGCAATGGCACTGCTACTTGCGGTACAGGCCGAGGTGAAAGTCATTACAGGGCCCTGAATACCGAAGTGGCGGCTGACATCGGTTGCAATTTGATGTGGTGGATAAAACTTAAACCCCAGTTGGTGCTGACCTTTAAGGCTCTCCATCAATGAAAACATACCGCAGTTTGCATTACCGAGAATAAATGCCACACGGGTACTGTCCATCTGATTTAAGGCTAAATTTGCATGCTCAAGTGCTTCTGTAACGGCATGGATAGCGTATTGGCTCGCCAGATCCATATCAAAATGTTCTGCGCTGTGGTGCTCGTAGTTGATAGCGAGCGCCCCAACATTGTGTGTTAGTCCCTGTGTGTCGAAACGATTAATGCGGTCAATACCAGTGCGGTTTTCCTTGATGCTAGTTAGCAGCGCTTGGCGATTTTCGCCTGCTGCACAGAGCACACCATAACCAGTAATGAAAGTTTGTTGTTTATTATTCATGTACGCATTCCTGTAGTGCCGAGAGGGTGATTTTGCCGAGTTCGTTTTCTGGAAATTGCGCCAAAAAATGAACCTGCGGCGTGGGTAAATCTTTAAACCAACTTCTGATGTCCTGAAGGGTAGGGATGCAAGATAGTCCTTCGACAAAGGCGACCAGCTCGCCCCCTTTATTATTGTTATTGTCCTCGATAAAAAACACGCGATGGCGAAGTCCCACAAAGCGTTCTTGGAGGATTTTTTCTATACTTTGTAGCGAGTAGCGTTTACCTGCATATTTAAATATTTGGTCTGCGCGCCCACCGTGTGTGAATTGATTTTCATTGCTGAAAATCAGCTTATCTTTGAGCTCAAACTCTTCACAATTAGCCACTAAAAACGGCGATCTCAACATGGTTTTGTGCTCGCCATTTTGATAAATGTCGACGGCAGTGAACTTAGTAAAGTGCGTTTCGTTGTTGCCTAATGGACGATAGCCGATACCGCCGGTTTCAGTGCTGCCTAGTACCTCAAAAGCTTGTATTGAAAGCGATAGGGAAGAAATAAGGTCGGCAAGCTTTTGCTCTTTCTCACCTTTGAATGGTGCACCTGAGCTTATTAAGTAACAGTGGTTTTGACTTAACTGATCGGCCACAAAGTCAAACATAGTTGGCGTTAAGATCACACCTACCTGTTTATCTCTTACTGGTTGTAAGTCCGGTGTAGAACCAAGTTCGTAACACACCTGTTTGCCAAGTCGCAGAGGGAGCATAAATGCCCAAATAAAACCGAACATGTGGCGGATATCAACGCAGGCACAGAAATAATCTACTGCGTCAAACGAGAAAGTGTCAGCAAAGGTGACGGCTTCTGCATGGAGTGAGGCGATGGATTTATGCCAAGTTTGTGGCTTGCCTGTGCTGCCTGACGTTTCAAAGCCAATTGTCTTATCGCTATGCTGTTGTAAAAATGCCGTCATGGAATGAAACGGAACTTCTACCTCTTGATTGGCAAGCGTGAGTTCTCGCCAGCTAAACGCATTGGCGTTCGCGGCCGCATTTGCACTTAATACCGGAGTGACATTGTGCGCTAATAACACCATAGTGCTCACAATGATATCGCAGGGCGTGCTGTCTTTGATAAGGCGAGCCTGACCGATGATCTCACACTCTAGACTACGTTGTATCAGTGCTAGTAAATCGGTCTCTTTGAGAGAGGTGACTTGATCTGCCCAAGTCTCCAAGGGTGCTGCTTGTTTTTGTTGCGTTAAGTTTAACGCTATTTGACGTGTTAGTGTCGCCAAAGTTACAGTGCTCAATTCGCCCAAGTCTTTTAATTGGAACGCTTTTTTACATGCAGCAGATAACTGCATAAGGTCGACCGAGTCGAGAAACAGTGGCGCCTCAATTAAATTGGCGTCGTCACTTAGTA
Coding sequences within it:
- a CDS encoding AMP-binding protein, with product MQTYSAIRSTLMQLIEAELEVDKEQLDVLSDDANLIEAPLFLDSVDLMQLSAACKKAFQLKDLGELSTVTLATLTRQIALNLTQQKQAAPLETWADQVTSLKETDLLALIQRSLECEIIGQARLIKDSTPCDIIVSTMVLLAHNVTPVLSANAAANANAFSWRELTLANQEVEVPFHSMTAFLQQHSDKTIGFETSGSTGKPQTWHKSIASLHAEAVTFADTFSFDAVDYFCACVDIRHMFGFIWAFMLPLRLGKQVCYELGSTPDLQPVRDKQVGVILTPTMFDFVADQLSQNHCYLISSGAPFKGEKEQKLADLISSLSLSIQAFEVLGSTETGGIGYRPLGNNETHFTKFTAVDIYQNGEHKTMLRSPFLVANCEEFELKDKLIFSNENQFTHGGRADQIFKYAGKRYSLQSIEKILQERFVGLRHRVFFIEDNNNNKGGELVAFVEGLSCIPTLQDIRSWFKDLPTPQVHFLAQFPENELGKITLSALQECVHE
- a CDS encoding beta-ketoacyl-[acyl-carrier-protein] synthase family protein — its product is MNNKQQTFITGYGVLCAAGENRQALLTSIKENRTGIDRINRFDTQGLTHNVGALAINYEHHSAEHFDMDLASQYAIHAVTEALEHANLALNQMDSTRVAFILGNANCGMFSLMESLKGQHQLGFKFYPPHQIATDVSRHFGIQGPVMTFTSACTASSSAIAFAKQLIENDQADVVIAGGADALSELVYGGFQSVQSLSPEPCAPYSEKMGLSLGEGAGFLVFESQTHANQRNATLRYQLLATGSSLDAHHATAPNPEGDGVRRAFTQTLSYAPVAASDIEYINSHGTGTPANDGAELKGIQSAIGEQAMRDVSVSSSKSYFGHTLGAAGAVELISTLVSQDEGLLPATLGVDSIRSCCHAYQLVTNQARPQVVDVFAVTNSAFGGHNTSMLLSKHQKTSINTASKPVYLLAATSLSDTEVYNARQNSTDHFAEFNLKQQFPALFQRRTPCVAQFALGACQFTLQDSDLNLAQLPLPEFAAYYANPIGSLETLDKNLASFQDGIAELKSTHFPNTVVNATLGQLALGFGFKNSATCVSDLGNDFLHALWSAALDMREGRSRYAMVCSSQDDTALSQQVWATHQFQADIGHFSSAALLATSEVLPAGYRPLAEIIDFIQINDAQQHQALDRLLASNARKLSQVGNVVLSTHHDEAFATIAASLDSHLPQAQLIKYQPQTTPLHSTELAVRALMHALNTPAGDTELDQTLLLSVNLAGSMTGCILRTVRK
- a CDS encoding ABC transporter ATP-binding protein; translation: MTTVIEVKNLRKVYKRTRKVAVDDVSFSVSEGECFGLLGPNGAGKTTTLEILQGLRSATSGEVTLFGLNWKQHETKLRSLMGGVMQHNNLYEKLKVKECVELFASFYPSYTPIDTLLERFNLSEKKDAWLSELSGGQKQRVFLAMAVVGQPKLVFLDEPTTGLDPTSRQEFWHIIKDLKEAGTCVMLTTHYMDEAEFLCDNLAIINSGQIIESGAPSDIINRTFETPVIKEPRKATLNDVFLKLTGSTMERESYA